A portion of the Sabethes cyaneus chromosome 3, idSabCyanKW18_F2, whole genome shotgun sequence genome contains these proteins:
- the LOC128743819 gene encoding probable serine/threonine-protein kinase clkA yields the protein NNNNNNNNNNNNNNNNNNNNNNNNNNNNNNNNNNNNNNNNNNNNNNNNNNNNNNNNNNNNNNNNNNNNNNNNNNNNNNNNNNNNNNNNNNNNNNNNNNNNNNNNNNNNNNNNNNNNNNNNNNNNNNNNNNNNNNNNNNNNNNNNNNNNNNNNNNNNNNNNNNNNNNNNNNNNNNNNNNNNNNNNNNNNNNNNNNNNNNNNNNNNNNNNNNNNNNNNNNNNNNNNNNNNNNNNNNNNNNNNNNNNNNNNNNNNNNNNNNNNNNNNNNNNNNNNNNNNNNNNNNNNNNNNNNNNNNNNNNNNNNNNNNNNNNNNNNNNNNNNNNNNNNNNNNNNNNNNNNNNNNNNNNNNNNNNNNNNNNNNNNNNNNNNNNNNNNNNNNNNNNNNKNNNNNNNNNNNNN from the coding sequence aataataataataataataataataataataataataataataataataataataataataataataataataataataataataataataataataataataataataataataataataataataataataataataataataataataataataataataataataataataataataataataataataataataataataataataataataataataataataataataataataataataataataataataataataataataataataataataataataataataataataataataataataataataataataataataataataataataataataataataataataataataataataataataataataataataataataataataataataataataataataataataataataataataataataataataataataataataataataataataataataataataataataataataataataataataataataataataataataataataataataataataataataataataataataataataataataataataataataataataataataataataataataataataataataataataataataataataataataataataataataataataataataataataataataataataataataataataataataataataataataataataataataataataataataataataataataataataataataataataataataataataataataataataataataataataataataataataataataataataataataataataataataataataataataataataataataataataataataataataataataataataataataataataataataataataataataataataataataataataataataataataataataataataataataataataataataataataataataataataataataataataataataataataataataataataataataataataataataataataataataataataataataataataataataataataataataataataataataataataataataataataataataagaataataataataataataataataataataataataat
- the LOC128740005 gene encoding uncharacterized protein LOC128740005 produces MAECFNTVLRNPQELPEFITKGVTYLLPKDRNTTNPAKYRPITCLSSLYKVLSSVITQKVQYHCDANGVMTEEQKGCRKNTQGCKDQVIIDAVIVGQASRNRRNLSMAYIDYKKAYDSVPHSYLIKVLELYKIDGGIIRLMKHAMGMWNTSLHTTDGIEVLRSRTLSIKRGIFQGDTFSPLWFCLAMNPLSKALNRSSYGYQLKSGTTSTIITHTFYMDDLKLFAETMEKLRHLLQLVTTFSNDIRMELGVDKCRLVNIHRGKVMDAESFRINEREEIRSMIEGESYKYLGFLQLKGIHHTTIRKELQERFLYRVNRILKSLLSAGNKVKAINTFAVPLLTYSFGVVKWTKTDLEAIERTLRVSLTKHRSHHPRSAVERITLPRMEGGRGVTDIQALCVSQIEQLRRYFIDSQTRHVVYRTVCEADHGFSALHLAQEHYQLNCDLKTVPEKVETWKAKELHGTHPHQLEQAHIDKVASNAWLVRGDLFSETEGFMVAIQDRASGKKSQPNMEYNLRNRDIMRSPEEGAPTGAGPGTGDRASGQRLENDQVQERPPSQRAQPVNRTRNRRSSNRHHQGNAAPANDATTDRRQSLTLAGRPRQRIMWTREMNIYVIRCYYVCTRLETDMSGRPMMLDMFNERFPRFANQLDRNKLYSRRRTILSNNMLTTTELDTIKLEVQRELEGTGNRSSDTSRRSSVGIDAARRESVASVNTPVGESHAPGQDMGRQQQQLRDELAFQMDAAVTQFRGTDPLSRHRIPKLQYSYRLTNAVSTLNEGILPRYSEAAENLEELQCIVYSAAVAVVRTLGMRTYPQDIGESRARPSKQKPAWMRRLQSRIASLRVKIGRLTQYTRGNRSRRLVRQVMEIVQSAELQNLSELNVTEILDTHVQRLSALAKRMRRYVECSKRKEQNRMFNTNEREFYNHIRKEKPNYSEGLPEIGQVTQFWANLWENPAQHNNDGMWLVEEEENSDEIDSMAAVVLTAQDIREATRYTRNWAAPGPDFVHNFWYKKFSTIHGRLAECFNMVLRDPRTLPEFITKGVTYLLPKDRNTADPAKYRPITCLSSLYKVLSSVISSKVQDHCDANGVMTEEQKGCRKNTQGCKDQVIIDAVIVGQASQNKRNLGMAYIDYKKAYDSVPHTYLIKVLELYKIDDGVIRLMKHAMRMWNTSLHITDGATVLRSRTLSIRRGIFQGDTFSPLWFCLAMNPLSRTLNRTSYGYKLKSGTTRTKITHTFYMDDLKLFAETKDQLHQLLQVVSTFSNDIRMELGIDKCRLVNIHRGKVMDAESFRVNPREEIRSMVEGESYKYLGFLQLKGIHHTMIKKELQENFLHRINRIMKTFLSAGNKIKAINTFAVPLLTYSFGVVKWTKTDLEAIERALRVSLTKHRSHHPKSATERITLPRSEGGIGVIDIQALCASQIQQLRRYFVESQNRHEIYRTVCEADHGFSALHLAQHDYQLNCVLKTDEEKIATWKQKELHGTHPHQLEQSHVDKAASNTWLVRGDLFSETEGFMVAIQDRVIATKNYRRYILHENIEDRCRKCNVVGESIEHVIAGCQALAETAYLNRHNTVAKIVHQQLALKHNLVNCYVPYYKYLPHPVLENNCVKLYWDREIITDVLIRANRPDIVVYNKRIKRVTLIDIAVPLDHNVQSTFSTKITKYHDLAEELRQMWHLEEVRIVPVVISATGLVPCTLLRSLEELELRTELQVIQKAVVLGTCNIVRRFLNHHN; encoded by the exons ATGGCGGAATGCTTCAACACGGTACTAAGAAACCCCCAGGAGCTGCCAGAATTCATCACTAAAGGGGTAACCTATCTTCTACCCAAAGATCGGAACACAACTAATCCCGCCAAGTACAGGCCAATAACATGTCTTTCAAGCCTGTACAAGGTGCTCTCGTCGGTAATCACCCAAAAGGTGCAGTACCATTGCGATGCAAATGGAGTGATGACTGAAGAACAAAAAGGATGCCGTAAAAACACACAAGGCTGTAAAGACCAAGTCATCATCGATGCAGTCATTGTGGGACAGGCAAGCCGAAATAGGCGAAACCTCAGTATGGCGTACATCGACTACAAgaaggcatacgattcagtacccCACTCGTACCTAATTAAGGTACTAGAATTGTATAAAATAGACGGTGGCATCATCAGGTTAATGAAGCACGCAATGGGAATGTGGAACACTTCACTCCACACTACCGACGGGATAGAGGTGTTACGATCCAGAACTCTCAGCATAAAAAGGGGGATTTTCCAAGGCGATACATTCAGTCCGCTATGGTTTTGCCTTGCGATGAACCCCCTCAGCAAAGCACTTAACCGAAGCAGCTATGGCTACCAATTGAAAAGTGGGACAACGAGTACAATAATTACCCACACCTTCTATAtggacgatctgaagctgtttGCGGAAACTATGGAGAAGCTGCGTCATCTGTTGCAGCTGGTGACAACGTTCAGCAACGATATTCGGATGGAGCTTGGCGTCGACAAATGTCGTCTCGTAAATATCCATCGGGGTAAAGTAATGGACGCTGAAAGTTTCCGCATCAACGAAAGGGAGGAAAttcgaagtatgattgaaggtgaGTCGTACAAATACCTGGGATTCCTGCAACTGAAAGGTATTCACCACACGACTATCAGAAAAGAACTGCAGGAACGGTTCCTGTATCGTGTCAACCGTATTTTGAAATCACTCCTCTCTGCCGGCAACAAAGTAAAGGCGATAAACACGTTTGCCGTGCCTTTGTTGACATACAGCTTCGGGGTGGTTAAATGGACCAAAACGGATTTGGAAGCGATTGAACGTACCTTGCGAGTATCGCTAACCAAGCACCGTTCGCACCACCCAAGATCGGCAGTCGAAAGAATCACCTTACCACGCATGGAAGGAGGAAGAGGTGTCACTGACATCCAAGCGCTATGCGTATCCCAGATCGAGCAGTTGCGGAGATATTTCATAGATAGTCAGACTCGTCATGTTGTCTACCGCACTGTCTGTGAAGCAGACCACGGGTTCAGCGCCCTGCATCTGGCGCAGGAGCATTACCAGCTGAACTGCGACCTAAAAACCGTACCAGAAAAGGTCGAAACGTGGAAAGCAAAGGAACTACATGGGACGCACCCCCATCAATTAGAGCAAGCGCATATAGACAAAGTGGCATCGAATGCGTGGTTGGTGCGAGGTGATCTCTTTTCGGAGACGGAAGGCTTCATGGTAGCCATTCAGGATCGG GCTTCCGGAAAGAAAAGTCAACCCAATATGGAGTACAATCTAAGAAATCGAGATATCATGCGATCGCCCGAGGAGGGAGCCCCTACTGGAGCTGGTCCTGGAACGGGGGACAGAGCGAGCGGCCAGCGGCTGGAGAATGATCAGGTGCAAGAGCGACCTCCCAGTCAACGGGCTCAGCCCGTAAACCGAACGCGAAacagacgaagcagcaacagacACCACCAAGGCAATGCTGCACCTGCTAATGATGCTACGACTGACCGACGTCAGTCGCTCACTTTGGCAGGCCGCCCACGGCAACGGATCATGTGGACGAGAGAGATGAATATATATGTGATCCGCTGCTACTACGTTTGCACGAGGTTGGAGACGGATATGTCCGGCAGACCAATGATGCTGGACATGTTCAATGAACGGTTCCCTCGATTTGCTAACCAACTTGATCGGAACAAACTGTACAGTCGACGACGAACAATACTGTCGAATAACATGCTCACTACCACAGAGCTAGATACCATCAAGTTGGAAGTGCAAAGGGAGCTCGAGGGAACAGGGAATAGATCGAGTGATACGTCGAGGAGGAGTTCTGTTGGAATAGATGCAGCAAGACGCGAATCAGTTGCATCTGTAAACACACCAGTTGGGGAGTCACACGCCCCAGGACAAGACATGGgtcgacaacaacaacagctaCGAGACGAACTAGCTTTCCAAATGGACGCAGCGGTTACACAATTTCGAGGTACAGATCCCCTATCTCGACACCGGATACCAAAGCTGCAGTATTCCTATCGGCTGACGAATGCAGTAAGCACTCTTAACGAGGGTATTTTGCCACGGTATTCTGAGGCCGCCGAGAACCTTGAGGAACTGCAGTGTATTGTTTATTCCGCAGCTGTAGCCGTTGTGAGGACTTTGGGTATGCGGACTTATCCCCAAGACATTGGTGAAAGTCGTGCACGTCCCAGTAAACAGAAACCAGCTTGGATGCGACGATTGCAATCAAGAATTGCATCTCTGCGGGTAAAAATCGGTCGATTAACACAGTATACAAGGGGAAATCGATCGAGAAGGCTGGTTCGTCAAGTAATGGAAATTGTTCAATCCGCAGAGCTCCAAAATCTCAGTGAACTAAACGTCACGGAGATCCTCGACACCCATGTACAGCGGTTAAGTGCTCTTGCAAAGCGAATGCGACGTTATGTTGAATGCTCGAAACGGAAAGAACAAAACCGAATGTTCAACACTAACGAAAGGGAGTTCTATAACCACATCAGAAAAGAGAAACCCAACTACAGCGAAGGACTTCCGGAGATTGGCCAAGTTACACAATTCTGGGCCAATTTATGGGAGAACCCCGCTCAACACAACAATGATGGGATGTGGTTGGTAGAAGAGGAGGAAAATAGTGATGAAATTGATAGCATGGCCGCTGTAGTATTGACCGCCCAGGATATTCGTGAGGCTACACGGTATACTAGGAATTGGGCCGCACCTGGACCAGACTTTGTCCACAATTTTTGGTATAAAAAGTTCTCTACAATTCACGGACGGTTAGCGGAATGCTTCAATATGGTCTTAAGAGACCCCCGAACACTCCCAGAATTCATCACTAAGGGGGTAACCTACCTTCTACCGAAGGAccgaaacacagctgatccaGCCAAATACAGACCAATAACATGCTTGTCAAGTCTGTACAAAGTGCTATCATCGGTAATTAGTAGTAAAGTGCAGGACCATTGTGATGCCAACGGAGTGATGACAGAAGAACAGAAAGGCTGCCGAAAAAACACACAAGGCTGCAAAGACCAAGTCATCATCGATGCAGTTATTGTTGGTCAGGCAAGCCAAAACAAACGAAACCTTGGTATGGCGTACATCGACTATAAAAAAGCATACGACTCCGTACCACACACGTATCTCATTAAGGTACTGGAATTGTATAAAATAGACGATGGCGTCATCAGGCTAATGAAGCACGCAATGAGAATGTGGAACACATCGCTGCACATTACCGATGGAGCAACAGTGTTACGGTCCAGAACTCTTAGCATAAGAAGGGGGATCTTCCAAGGTGACACCTTTAGTCCTCTATGGTTCTGCCTTGCGATGAACCCCCTTAGCAGAACACTTAACCGAACCAGTTATGGCTACAAGTTGAAGAGTGGGACAACGAGAACAAAAATTACCCACACCTTCTATATGGACGATTTGAAGCTGTTTGCGGAAACGAAGGATCAACTGCATCAATTGTTGCAAGTGGTTTCGACGTTTAGCAACGATATCCGGATGGAGTTGGGCATCGACAAATGTCGACTCGTCAATATTCACCGGGGTAAAGTTATGGACGCCGAAAGTTTCCGCGTCAACCCTAGAGAAGAGATTCGGAGTATGGTTGAAGGTGAATCGTACAAATACCTGGGATTCCTGCAACTAAAAGGTATTCACCACACGATGATCAAGAAAGAACTGCAGGAAAATTTCTTGCATCGTATCAACCGTATAATGAAGACTTTTCTCTCGGCCGGCAACAAGATCAAGGCTATAAACACGTTTGCCGTGCCGCTGTTGACATACAGCTTCGGGGTGGTCAAATGGACCAAAACGGATTTGGAAGCGATCGAACGAGCATTAAGAGTATCGCTGACAAAACACCGTTCGCACCACCCAAAATCGGCCACCGAAAGAATCACCTTACCACGAAGTGAAGGAGGAATAGGTGTGATTGATATCCAGGCACTTTGTGCCTCACAGATCCAACAGTTGCGGAGATATTTCGTAGAAAGCCAGAACCGTCATGAAATCTATCGCACTGTTTGCGAGGCAGACCACGGGTTCAGCGCTCTGCACCTGGCGCAGCATGACTATCAGCTGAACTGCGTTCTTAAAACCGACGAGGAAAAGATCGCAACGTGGAAGCAAAAAGAGCTGCATGGGACGCACCCCCATCAGTTAGAACAATCACACGTAGACAAAGCAGCATCAAATACGTGGTTGGTGCGAGGTGATCTCTTTTCGGAGACAGAAGGATTCATGGTAGCCATCCAGGACCGGGTTATTGCAACGAAGAACTAccgcaggtacatattgcacgaaAACATAGAGGATCGTTGCCGTAAGTGCAATGTAGTAGGGGAGTCGATTGAGCATGTTATTGCAGGCTGCCAAGCGTTAGCAGAAACAGCCTACCTCAATCGCCACAATACGGTTGCCAAGATTGTGCACCAACAACTTGCTTTGAAGCATAACTTGGTAAACTGCTACGTACCCTACTACAAATACCTGCCCCACCCAGTCCTGGAAAATAACTGTGTAAAGCTGTACTGGGATCGCGAGATCATAACGGATGTCCTCATACGTGCCAATCGCCCTGACATTGTGGTCTACAACAAAAGGATAAAGCGGGTCACCCTCATCGATATTGCTGTACCGCTAGACCACAATGTGCAATCAACTTTCTCGACCAAAATCACGAAATACCATGATTTGGCCGAGGAGTTACGGCAAATGTGGCACCTGGAGGAAGTACGAATAGTTCCAGTAGTAATCTCTGCTACTGGACTAGTTCCCTGTACGCTACTGCGCTCCTTAGAAGAGTTGGAGCTGCGCACCGAACTACAAGTAATCCAGAAAGCGGTGGTTTTGGGTACCTGCAACATTGTACGGAGGTTCCTGAACCACCATAACTGA